From Vibrio artabrorum, a single genomic window includes:
- a CDS encoding LuxR C-terminal-related transcriptional regulator: MKTSRYARTLHFLCADPSDTHLHIKEIGKHLSIPCYKMTPDELMLVDRKRSNRILLVDYKEVPQLRIDCANLTVMWKNHEIILFNVPQPLPTSELLTYGVLKGLFYHTEPKDKIALGLQAVIDGQNWLPRKVTNQLLFYYRNMVNTNTTPTNVDLTIREIQVIRCLQSGASNTQIADDLFISEFTVKSHLYQIFRKLAVKNRVQAIAWANQNLLA; encoded by the coding sequence ATGAAAACATCTCGATACGCTCGCACTTTACACTTTCTGTGTGCTGATCCAAGCGACACCCACCTACACATAAAGGAGATAGGAAAACACCTATCAATCCCTTGCTACAAAATGACCCCGGATGAATTAATGCTCGTTGATAGGAAAAGGAGTAACCGCATCTTACTCGTCGATTACAAAGAGGTACCACAACTCCGTATTGATTGTGCGAACCTGACCGTAATGTGGAAAAACCATGAGATCATTTTGTTCAATGTCCCTCAACCACTTCCTACTTCAGAGCTTCTTACCTACGGCGTATTAAAGGGGCTCTTTTACCACACCGAGCCAAAAGACAAAATCGCGCTTGGTCTTCAAGCCGTGATAGACGGGCAAAATTGGCTACCAAGAAAGGTAACTAATCAACTGTTATTTTATTATCGTAATATGGTCAATACTAATACCACACCGACCAATGTCGACTTAACCATTCGAGAAATCCAGGTGATTCGCTGTCTGCAATCTGGAGCATCAAACACACAAATCGCCGACGACTTATTTATTAGCGAGTTCACCGTCAAATCTCATCTTTACCAGATATTTCGTAAGCTGGCGGTTAAAAATAGAGTCCAAGCCATCGCATGGGCAAACCAAAACCTGCTTGCGTAA
- the csrD gene encoding RNase E specificity factor CsrD, with amino-acid sequence MRYTPTLKLSTRLVAFVTVIVISAMFILFIGGTLSFKRIGQEYLDHYLVGIVDVVDKEMEDPDAAYSMQRWMPKMLQASNIVEMELSNKSGIVYRFKDTSPQIDPSRLYERSFVLDRNEGYRIEFKALPPYIGYNYSFEAMWSITLAVALIIFCLARGVQWLKGQLMGSEMLEERGRMLLAGQVEAYAKGDEREWPYTASEALDVLIEELQDARQERSRFDTFIRTHTFLDQLTGTANRMLFDNKLESALHESGARGGVLLIRIDEWEQVRDANDKPVTDSFIVEVGEVLSNIVQRYPDVMFSRYYDADFAVFIPHQGAKDIAKLAAQCLRQLDKITPPKPLAADNWCHIGVTMYVEGERHNLIMDEAETALKSAQLEQVNNWSRYPKQNTSELDRGSVRWRTLLDKALLPENLVIFTQRCYLMSDSDQAIELHQEVFTRIHDPDKGLLKSSRFMPAVEQVGYQAQIDQSVLTVLLKSLKESTKLTSYSVNLHVTPFANKHHFKWFRSELLQLSAQHRSQLAFEFSEGHLIAHLDYMRPVAKMLKGLGCKVIVGQAGRTIVSTHYIKDLKVNFIKLHRSLIKRIDQRHENQLFVRSLIGACGDSSTQVIAVGVETKQEKNTLIELGINGYQGRYFEEEQQIIPLPNQGDSAVENESVVKVGRRNRWRKSSSKT; translated from the coding sequence ATGAGATATACCCCAACACTGAAATTGAGCACCCGCTTAGTGGCCTTTGTCACCGTGATTGTTATCAGCGCGATGTTCATTCTATTTATCGGTGGTACTCTTTCATTTAAACGTATTGGTCAGGAGTATTTAGATCATTATTTGGTTGGCATTGTCGACGTTGTTGATAAAGAGATGGAAGACCCTGATGCCGCCTATTCGATGCAACGTTGGATGCCTAAAATGTTGCAAGCGAGCAATATTGTTGAGATGGAGCTCTCGAACAAGAGTGGTATCGTTTATCGTTTTAAAGACACCTCTCCACAAATTGATCCTAGCCGTCTCTATGAGAGAAGTTTTGTCTTAGATCGGAATGAAGGTTATCGCATCGAATTTAAAGCTCTTCCCCCCTATATCGGCTATAACTATTCGTTTGAAGCCATGTGGTCAATTACTCTAGCGGTTGCGCTTATTATTTTCTGTTTAGCACGTGGCGTACAATGGCTAAAAGGTCAATTAATGGGTTCTGAAATGCTCGAAGAGCGTGGCAGAATGCTTCTTGCGGGGCAAGTTGAAGCTTATGCAAAAGGCGATGAACGAGAGTGGCCATATACGGCAAGTGAGGCTCTCGATGTCCTAATTGAGGAACTGCAAGATGCCCGGCAAGAGCGGAGTCGCTTTGATACTTTTATTCGCACCCATACTTTCCTAGATCAGCTTACTGGTACAGCTAATCGAATGCTATTTGATAACAAGCTTGAATCCGCACTGCATGAGAGTGGTGCGCGAGGGGGAGTGCTACTGATACGCATTGATGAATGGGAACAGGTTCGTGATGCGAATGATAAGCCAGTGACCGACAGTTTTATTGTTGAGGTTGGCGAGGTGCTTTCAAACATTGTTCAACGCTATCCTGATGTTATGTTCTCTCGTTATTACGACGCTGATTTTGCTGTGTTTATTCCGCATCAGGGGGCAAAGGATATCGCAAAGTTGGCGGCTCAATGTTTAAGGCAGTTAGATAAAATAACCCCACCGAAACCTTTGGCAGCTGACAATTGGTGTCATATCGGTGTGACAATGTATGTTGAAGGTGAGCGCCATAACCTGATCATGGATGAAGCGGAAACAGCATTAAAAAGCGCTCAGTTGGAGCAGGTTAACAACTGGAGTCGCTATCCTAAACAGAATACAAGTGAGCTTGATAGAGGCAGTGTCCGTTGGCGAACCCTGCTTGATAAAGCCCTACTTCCTGAAAACTTAGTGATCTTCACTCAGCGGTGCTACCTTATGTCGGATTCTGATCAGGCTATTGAATTGCATCAAGAAGTCTTCACGAGAATTCATGACCCAGACAAAGGTTTATTGAAATCATCTCGATTTATGCCCGCGGTTGAGCAAGTGGGTTATCAAGCGCAAATTGATCAATCGGTTTTGACGGTTTTATTGAAATCATTGAAAGAATCAACCAAACTCACCAGCTATTCGGTGAACTTGCATGTCACCCCGTTTGCCAATAAACACCATTTTAAGTGGTTTAGAAGTGAGTTGTTACAGCTTTCCGCCCAACACCGATCTCAATTAGCCTTTGAGTTTTCAGAAGGACATCTTATTGCCCACCTTGATTATATGAGACCGGTGGCAAAGATGTTGAAAGGGTTAGGGTGTAAAGTCATTGTCGGGCAAGCTGGACGCACGATTGTAAGCACACACTACATCAAGGATTTAAAGGTTAATTTTATTAAGCTTCATCGCAGCTTAATAAAGAGAATCGATCAAAGACATGAAAACCAACTGTTTGTCCGAAGCTTAATCGGGGCGTGTGGTGATTCTTCAACTCAAGTTATTGCGGTAGGTGTAGAGACAAAGCAAGAAAAGAACACTTTGATAGAGTTGGGTATTAACGGCTATCAAGGCAGATATTTCGAAGAAGAACAACAAATTATCCCTTTGCCTAACCAAGGTGACAGCGCAGTGGAAAACGAATCTGTTGTGAAAGTAGGTCGAAGAAATCGATGGCGCAAGAGTAGTAGTAAAACATGA
- a CDS encoding MSHA biogenesis protein MshI, producing the protein MNFKAILNKVKPKNNRGSTQVVVLGNEAIYVSSADLEAQSTRIPLVNGDWESALKKSLNSEAFSSHRFQLIISANYYQTYQIDKPNIPENEWPVALPFLLKDLISERVTDITASAVALPTSNKLQVYVLPRKLLNKLVSIADSAQVELNGIAPEDEIWGYSAGDLANFILLQRSSGAHFKLGAFVDNTVCFQRTIRSVVPPLTGVASHSLQLDSLALELQRSIDYLSSQIKGAQLHQLKICCDEEDEVELQSALNNTLSSSVSLLVEGERDNSERLLLKIASERDGFNVNLYPEHLKPKNELFTLTNVVAGWVCVSILLLGGYFIMQYQASALDQGLTALQRESAQLNKQVDQLNNKLTQHKPSLDKVAAVARLQRETQAKKEALKAVGQYDESQQVGYSGVMMALAKLGRNDISLSQIYITHDTLDLSGFARNADAVPNWVGQFRSELNLVGRAFEKLKIGRNDQDVVTFELSTRRESK; encoded by the coding sequence ATGAATTTTAAAGCGATTTTAAACAAGGTAAAGCCAAAGAATAACAGGGGCAGCACACAAGTTGTCGTATTGGGTAATGAGGCTATTTATGTATCATCAGCAGATCTAGAGGCGCAATCCACTCGTATTCCATTGGTGAATGGGGACTGGGAAAGCGCGCTGAAAAAATCGCTGAATAGTGAGGCTTTTTCTAGTCATCGCTTCCAGTTAATCATCAGCGCTAACTACTACCAAACCTACCAGATCGATAAACCCAACATACCCGAAAACGAATGGCCTGTGGCGCTGCCTTTTTTACTCAAAGATCTGATATCGGAAAGAGTGACAGACATCACTGCGAGTGCGGTCGCGCTGCCCACCTCTAATAAGTTACAAGTGTATGTTTTACCGAGAAAACTGTTGAATAAGTTGGTGAGCATTGCTGATTCAGCGCAAGTTGAGCTTAACGGTATTGCCCCTGAAGACGAAATCTGGGGCTATAGCGCAGGTGATCTTGCTAATTTTATCCTACTGCAACGCAGTTCTGGAGCGCACTTTAAGCTTGGAGCGTTTGTTGACAATACCGTTTGCTTTCAAAGAACCATCCGCAGTGTTGTGCCGCCTTTAACCGGTGTTGCATCCCATTCTCTTCAGTTAGATAGCTTGGCTTTGGAACTGCAACGCTCGATTGATTACCTTTCCTCTCAAATTAAAGGCGCTCAACTGCATCAGCTAAAAATCTGCTGTGATGAGGAAGATGAAGTTGAATTACAAAGTGCTTTAAATAACACGTTGAGTTCAAGTGTCTCCTTATTAGTTGAAGGAGAGCGAGATAATTCAGAACGTTTGTTATTGAAAATCGCGTCTGAAAGAGATGGTTTCAATGTTAACCTTTACCCTGAGCATCTAAAACCGAAGAATGAATTATTCACGCTGACAAACGTTGTCGCCGGTTGGGTGTGTGTTTCTATCCTGCTACTTGGCGGGTACTTTATCATGCAGTATCAAGCTTCAGCACTTGATCAGGGTTTAACGGCATTGCAGCGTGAATCAGCACAGCTTAATAAGCAAGTTGATCAATTGAATAATAAGTTAACTCAGCATAAGCCATCTCTCGATAAAGTCGCCGCCGTGGCACGTCTCCAGCGAGAGACACAAGCCAAAAAAGAAGCTTTGAAGGCGGTAGGACAATACGATGAATCACAACAGGTCGGATATTCTGGTGTGATGATGGCCTTAGCTAAATTAGGTCGAAATGATATCTCACTCTCGCAGATTTACATCACTCACGACACGTTGGATCTCAGTGGTTTTGCTCGTAATGCTGATGCCGTTCCTAACTGGGTTGGTCAATTTAGAAGTGAACTTAATTTAGTTGGGCGAGCTTTTGAAAAACTCAAAATCGGTCGTAATGATCAAGATGTGGTGACGTTTGAGCTCAGCACTCGCAGGGAGAGCAAATAA
- the galU gene encoding UTP--glucose-1-phosphate uridylyltransferase GalU, whose product MIKKCLFPAAGYGTRFLPATKSMPKEMMPVVNKPLIEYGVEEAIEAGMDGMCIVTGRGKHSIMDHFDKNYELEHQISGTNKEDLLINIRETIEAANFTYIRQREMKGLGHAILTGRELVGDEPFAVVLADDLCVNEQQGVLAQMVALYKQFRCSIVAVQEVPENETHKYGVISGEMIKDDLFRVDDMVEKPEPGTAPSNLAIIGRYILTPDIFELIEQTEPGKGGEIQITDALLKQAKAGCVLAYKFKGQRFDCGSVEGYIEATNYCFENLYKKDQKQIELGKHSTKKEA is encoded by the coding sequence ATGATCAAAAAGTGCCTTTTCCCGGCAGCTGGCTACGGTACACGTTTTTTACCTGCCACCAAGTCTATGCCTAAAGAGATGATGCCAGTCGTAAACAAACCTCTGATTGAATACGGTGTAGAAGAAGCGATCGAAGCGGGTATGGATGGAATGTGCATCGTGACTGGACGTGGTAAGCACTCAATCATGGATCACTTTGATAAGAACTACGAACTTGAGCATCAGATTAGCGGCACGAATAAAGAAGATTTGCTGATCAATATTCGCGAGACGATTGAAGCAGCAAACTTCACTTACATTCGCCAACGTGAAATGAAAGGCCTTGGTCATGCAATCTTGACTGGTCGTGAATTAGTTGGTGATGAACCCTTCGCAGTTGTGCTTGCCGATGACCTTTGTGTGAACGAACAACAAGGGGTATTGGCTCAGATGGTCGCGCTATACAAACAGTTCCGCTGCTCTATTGTCGCAGTTCAAGAAGTACCTGAAAACGAAACACACAAATATGGCGTTATCTCGGGCGAGATGATTAAAGATGACCTTTTCCGTGTCGATGACATGGTCGAGAAACCAGAACCTGGGACAGCTCCAAGCAACTTAGCTATTATTGGTCGTTACATTTTGACTCCAGATATCTTTGAACTTATCGAGCAAACAGAACCGGGCAAAGGCGGCGAAATTCAGATTACCGATGCTTTGCTAAAACAAGCAAAAGCCGGTTGTGTATTGGCTTACAAATTTAAAGGCCAACGCTTTGACTGCGGTAGTGTCGAAGGTTATATCGAAGCAACAAACTACTGCTTTGAAAACCTATACAAGAAAGACCAAAAGCAAATCGAACTCGGTAAACACTCGACAAAGAAAGAAGCATAA
- a CDS encoding MSHA biogenesis protein MshK: MVRALLLSLLFSSSVAWAEQDPTAPLGWLNHEQKIASEKATPIRYRLPSLESIVCRGDIPCYAIMNGQVLGQGDTIKGYRVKDIAPEYVTLQRSSKQWKLEMFSLDVKNN; encoded by the coding sequence GTGGTTAGAGCTCTATTGTTGTCCTTACTGTTTAGCAGTTCAGTGGCGTGGGCCGAGCAAGACCCGACCGCCCCGTTAGGCTGGCTTAATCATGAACAAAAAATAGCGTCAGAGAAGGCGACCCCCATTCGTTATCGCTTGCCGTCTCTAGAGAGCATCGTTTGCAGAGGTGACATCCCCTGCTATGCCATTATGAATGGTCAAGTTCTCGGTCAGGGAGATACGATCAAAGGGTACCGAGTTAAGGACATCGCTCCAGAATATGTCACTCTACAGAGAAGCTCTAAGCAGTGGAAATTAGAGATGTTCTCTTTAGATGTTAAGAATAATTAA
- the uvrA gene encoding excinuclease ABC subunit UvrA: MDKIEIRGARTHNLKDINLTIPRDKLTVITGLSGSGKSSLAFDTLYAEGQRRYVESLSAYARQFLSLMEKPDVDHIEGLSPAISIEQKSTSHNPRSTVGTITEVYDYLRLLYARVGEPRCPDHNIPLAAQTISQMVDKVLELPTGSKMMLMAPIVKERKGEHVKTLENLAAQGFIRARIDGETCDLSDPPTLELHKKHTIEVVVDRFKVRPDLQQRLAESFETTLELSGGIAVVGWMENKEQEEIVFSANFACPKCGYSMQELEPRLFSFNNPAGACGTCDGLGVQQYFDPSRVILDDKLSLAEGAIKGWDQKNYYYFQMLTSLSDHYGFDLYVPFNTLPTKTQEIILKGSGRTEVEFKYINDRGDIRVKRHPFEGILNTLERRYRDTESNAVREDLAKYISTKSCSSCSGTRLRLEARNVFIGDTTLPEIVELSIADALQFFQELKLDGQRGQIADKVMKEINDRLHFLVNVGLNYLNLSRSAETLSGGEAQRIRLASQIGAGLVGVMYVLDEPSIGLHQRDNERLLQTLIHLRDLGNTVLVVEHDEDAIRCADHVIDIGPGAGIHGGHVVAEGTMQDIIENPNSLTGQYLSGAKEIAIPKQRTPIDKKKIVEIVGATGNNLKNVTATIPVGLFSCITGVSGSGKSTLINDTFFKVAHTQLNGATTAVPAPHKKIKGLEHFDKVIDIDQSPIGRTPRSNPATYTGIFTPIRELFAGTQESRSRGYKPGRFSFNVRGGRCEACQGDGVIKVEMHFLPDVYVPCDVCKGKRYNRETLEVRYKGKTIDEVLEMTVEDAREYFNPVPVIARKLQTLIDVGLSYIRLGQAATTLSGGEAQRVKLARELSKRDTGKTLYILDEPTTGLHFHDIQQLLNVLHRLRDHGNTVVVIEHNLDVIKTADWILDLGPEGGQGGGEIVAEGTPEDVALVEGSHTARFLKPMLNLNSV; encoded by the coding sequence ATGGATAAAATAGAAATCAGAGGTGCTCGTACACATAACCTCAAAGACATTAACCTAACCATACCTCGTGATAAGCTGACGGTTATCACTGGCTTATCCGGTTCAGGCAAATCGTCACTTGCGTTTGATACTCTCTACGCAGAAGGTCAACGTCGTTATGTTGAGTCTTTGTCGGCCTACGCCCGTCAATTTCTATCTCTTATGGAGAAACCCGATGTCGACCACATTGAAGGTTTATCTCCAGCCATCTCCATCGAACAAAAATCGACTTCACACAACCCTCGCTCAACTGTCGGTACCATTACTGAAGTCTATGACTACCTTAGATTACTTTATGCTCGAGTCGGTGAACCACGCTGCCCTGATCACAATATCCCTCTCGCTGCGCAAACCATCAGCCAAATGGTCGACAAGGTATTAGAACTGCCTACTGGCTCAAAGATGATGCTGATGGCTCCGATCGTCAAAGAGCGTAAAGGTGAGCATGTCAAGACACTGGAAAACCTAGCAGCACAAGGTTTTATCCGTGCTCGTATTGATGGCGAGACCTGCGACTTATCCGATCCACCAACACTTGAGCTACATAAGAAGCACACCATAGAAGTCGTCGTCGACCGTTTTAAGGTTCGCCCGGACCTTCAACAACGTTTAGCCGAATCATTTGAAACAACACTAGAGCTCTCTGGCGGTATCGCTGTCGTCGGTTGGATGGAGAATAAAGAACAAGAAGAGATCGTATTCTCTGCCAACTTTGCTTGTCCAAAGTGTGGCTACAGTATGCAAGAGCTAGAGCCTCGCCTGTTTTCATTTAACAACCCGGCAGGTGCATGTGGCACGTGTGATGGCCTTGGTGTTCAACAATATTTTGACCCAAGTCGAGTGATTTTGGATGATAAACTGAGTCTTGCTGAAGGTGCGATTAAAGGCTGGGATCAAAAAAATTACTACTACTTCCAGATGTTAACGTCGCTATCAGACCATTATGGCTTTGATCTGTATGTGCCATTCAACACTCTCCCCACAAAGACTCAAGAGATCATTCTCAAAGGATCCGGTCGTACTGAAGTTGAATTCAAATACATCAATGATCGTGGTGATATCCGAGTTAAACGTCATCCATTTGAAGGGATTTTAAATACACTAGAGCGTCGCTACCGTGATACGGAGTCTAACGCAGTACGTGAAGATCTTGCCAAATACATCTCAACGAAATCTTGTTCTAGCTGCAGTGGTACTCGCTTAAGACTGGAAGCTCGAAATGTTTTCATTGGTGATACAACACTGCCTGAAATCGTTGAGCTCAGTATTGCTGACGCACTCCAATTCTTCCAAGAGTTGAAGTTAGATGGTCAGCGTGGGCAGATCGCAGATAAAGTGATGAAAGAGATCAATGATCGTCTGCATTTCTTGGTCAACGTTGGTTTGAACTACCTGAATTTATCACGCAGTGCTGAAACGCTGTCAGGTGGTGAGGCACAACGTATTCGTCTAGCAAGTCAAATCGGTGCTGGTTTAGTGGGCGTTATGTATGTACTCGATGAACCATCTATTGGGCTCCACCAGCGTGACAATGAACGCCTGTTGCAGACTTTGATTCACTTGAGGGACTTAGGTAATACGGTACTTGTTGTGGAACATGACGAAGATGCGATTCGTTGTGCTGACCATGTTATCGATATCGGCCCAGGGGCAGGTATTCATGGTGGTCACGTGGTTGCAGAAGGAACCATGCAAGACATCATAGAAAACCCGAACTCTTTAACAGGGCAGTACCTGAGCGGCGCCAAAGAGATTGCAATACCAAAACAAAGAACGCCTATCGACAAGAAAAAGATCGTCGAGATCGTTGGTGCAACAGGGAACAACCTAAAGAATGTTACCGCAACCATTCCTGTCGGTCTGTTCAGCTGTATCACTGGTGTATCAGGGTCAGGTAAATCAACACTCATCAATGACACCTTCTTTAAAGTCGCCCACACTCAATTAAATGGTGCAACGACAGCTGTTCCAGCGCCGCACAAAAAGATAAAGGGCTTAGAGCATTTCGACAAAGTGATCGATATTGACCAAAGCCCCATAGGTCGAACGCCAAGATCGAACCCTGCTACCTACACCGGAATTTTTACTCCTATTCGAGAGTTATTCGCTGGTACTCAGGAATCACGATCTCGTGGCTACAAGCCAGGCCGATTCAGTTTTAACGTTCGAGGCGGTCGCTGTGAAGCTTGTCAGGGAGACGGAGTGATCAAAGTCGAGATGCACTTCTTGCCGGATGTATATGTGCCATGTGATGTGTGCAAAGGTAAACGTTATAATCGTGAAACTTTAGAGGTCCGCTATAAAGGTAAAACCATTGACGAAGTTCTAGAGATGACCGTTGAAGATGCTCGAGAGTACTTCAATCCGGTACCCGTTATTGCTCGTAAACTGCAAACACTCATAGACGTTGGCCTTTCCTACATTCGCCTCGGACAAGCAGCCACAACCTTGTCTGGCGGGGAAGCTCAACGCGTTAAGTTAGCACGAGAGCTATCGAAACGGGATACAGGAAAAACCTTATACATTCTTGATGAACCAACCACTGGTCTTCATTTCCACGATATTCAGCAGCTATTAAACGTACTCCATAGGCTGCGTGATCACGGTAATACCGTGGTCGTGATTGAACACAACCTAGATGTCATTAAAACCGCAGACTGGATCTTAGATCTTGGTCCTGAAGGTGGTCAAGGCGGTGGTGAGATTGTTGCAGAAGGTACACCTGAAGATGTGGCGTTGGTCGAAGGTTCACATACTGCTCGATTCCTTAAGCCTATGTTAAATTTGAACTCAGTGTAA
- the pilO gene encoding type 4a pilus biogenesis protein PilO, translating into MQWWNQLNDKFLVLSQREKWLIVVCGLVGVSMLLFITLLEPAYLNLQAKSTETMSLTHSNQRQQGDLLTLQAQLNSDPDKDINVELKTLLEESQALSLQLSEIVEGLISPSQMSQLLENVLKAGDGLKLESLESLKPEAISNNQETSEYSGYFLHPVRMELTGSYFDIAAYLQALESLPVNYYWRTFKYTVEEYPKARLVLEVYTLGTRQEFIGG; encoded by the coding sequence ATGCAGTGGTGGAACCAACTTAACGACAAGTTTCTCGTTTTAAGCCAAAGAGAGAAATGGTTAATTGTTGTGTGCGGTTTGGTAGGGGTATCCATGTTGTTGTTCATCACATTGCTGGAGCCTGCGTATCTCAATTTACAGGCGAAAAGCACTGAGACGATGAGCCTGACTCATTCAAACCAAAGACAACAAGGCGATTTACTGACTCTGCAAGCTCAGCTCAATAGTGACCCAGATAAAGACATTAATGTTGAACTCAAGACATTACTCGAAGAAAGCCAAGCGCTTTCACTTCAGTTATCAGAAATCGTAGAGGGGCTGATCTCGCCTTCTCAAATGTCGCAGCTGTTGGAAAATGTCCTGAAAGCAGGCGATGGACTCAAATTAGAGTCTCTTGAGTCATTAAAACCAGAAGCCATTTCGAATAATCAAGAAACCAGTGAATATTCAGGTTATTTTCTTCACCCAGTAAGAATGGAGTTAACAGGGAGTTACTTTGATATTGCCGCTTATCTTCAAGCGCTAGAATCTCTGCCAGTTAACTATTACTGGCGCACATTTAAATACACAGTTGAAGAATACCCTAAAGCTCGACTTGTACTCGAGGTTTACACATTAGGTACCAGACAGGAGTTTATCGGTGGTTAG
- a CDS encoding single-stranded DNA-binding protein, with amino-acid sequence MASRGVNKVILVGNLGNDPEIRYMPNGSAVANITIATSESWRDKATGEQREKTEWHRVALFGKLAEVAGEYLRKGSQVYIEGQLQTRKWQDQSGQDRYTTEVVVQGFNGVMQMLGGRAQGGAPAQGGMGNNQQQGGWGQPQQPQQQQYSAPAQQQQKAPQQSAPQPAQPQYNEPPMDFDDDIPF; translated from the coding sequence ATGGCTAGCCGTGGAGTTAACAAAGTTATATTAGTGGGTAACCTAGGTAATGACCCTGAAATTCGTTACATGCCAAATGGTAGCGCAGTAGCGAACATTACCATTGCAACGTCAGAGTCATGGCGTGATAAAGCGACTGGCGAACAGCGTGAAAAAACAGAGTGGCACCGTGTTGCTCTGTTTGGAAAACTGGCGGAAGTTGCGGGTGAATACCTACGTAAAGGTTCTCAAGTTTACATTGAAGGCCAACTTCAAACTCGTAAATGGCAAGATCAAAGCGGTCAAGATCGTTATACAACAGAAGTTGTCGTTCAAGGCTTCAATGGTGTAATGCAAATGCTGGGTGGCCGCGCTCAAGGTGGTGCTCCTGCTCAAGGTGGTATGGGTAATAACCAACAGCAGGGTGGTTGGGGGCAGCCACAACAGCCACAACAACAGCAATACAGTGCTCCAGCTCAACAGCAGCAGAAAGCACCTCAACAATCAGCACCACAGCCGGCTCAACCTCAATATAATGAACCGCCAATGGATTTTGATGATGACATCCCATTTTAA